taacattattttttgctCTTTTCTTTTGCGCATTTAAAATCGAGTCAAATTCAAAGAAGTCCCCAGAGTTCACAGGGGAGTTGTCAATTCTAATGAGTCTAGGGACATGGAGTTGGaaattttaatacttttaagTCTATTAGCTTAGTAAATAATGGTCAAGGCTCTTGCTGAGAGGTAATCAATGGTAATCAATTAGGACTTTTCAATTTATTGATATAAATAGTCTATAGccatcattttttgtttttaatattcttaCACTAAGCCTTTAGAAAAATGGATTTATActatcataaataaaaaatcttgaAATTAATGCATTATGTCctacaaaataatacaaaggcTTTGaataatctaaatattttcaaattaaaatgtcaaaacatttgtttgaacttaaaaacaatataaaaaacgTATATTTCCAACCGTTCCTACAACATGATCCCTTACCCACAAATACCCAAGCCACCGGTCACAGTGAGCCCTCGTCGACAGTGATGGATGCACTGAAGCCAGGCAGTGCCCCCGCATCGACTTTTAGCCACCTTCATCCCATCGCCGCTGCAAACCGAACCGTTTGAGCCTGTTTCAGTGATCTGGAGCAGCCGTCGCCCGGCTCCATGCACCTGTCAATACATTTGACATAAACCGGTCGCCTCTGAGCTTACGCACTGTTGGGAGTTGGGAGTTTTGAGTTGGGAGTTGGGGTCTGGAATGGggagttggagttggagtCGGGGGCTCAACTGGGCAGCTGGAATGGGATTCGATCGGGATTGCGAATGGGAATGGGGAATGCCTGGCGGACCTGttgccatcatcatcatcatcatcggagTAGTTGTGGTCGTCATCATTGATGCGTCAAACATGCGCTCAAACGCCTCGCTAGCGACAgcgactgcaactgcagcggCCCCTGCAGCAgccactgcaactgcaactgcgacGCGTTGGCGACTgcagaaaatttttattattattatgaccATTTTAGCTACCAAGCAATGCGTGGAGCAGGCGGCCAAGTGGGCCGAGCAGGGCACTGAAAAAAGTTAAAGTCattaaaagtttaatattttagttaatttgtatttccataaattaaacataacatttttggcTTTGCTAGAATGCTAATGCActacaataaaataacaaaaaatagatACAGGTAATATCAATATCTGCGCTCTAAAATAAAGTACCAAAACAATCTAAAGCtaggtattatttttattgtaacatagagcaaaataaatattctaaatttgtttatattttctcTACTTTGTTAAATAGCATACAACTAAATATTAGAATGATATGAACTTCTTtgcttaaataatattaattatatcatttacaatttaaaacaaaatgtatttgtaaTCTTATAAAACTTATTCTCAAAATTAGTAAAGTAAATTTGGATTTAGAAAAAAGGTGTCTGATCAGAAGAGTTACATTACATTAAAAGCAATATATACACCCTTTTTCTTTCGTTTTTAATGATaactattataataatatctaATGGAATTGATGTTCTATGCATTTTTCGCTGTGCAGCTGCAATGTCTGTGATGCGTCTGCGCCGGCGCAGCAGTCGGCCAATAAATTGTGACGCTAATGTAAAGTGTGGCAAGCCATTAGTAGAACGAACGGCAGCTCAGCCAGGATCGGTTGTTGAACCCCCGGGACAGCTGACGGGTCTGGGTTCTGGATTCTGCAAGAGGGGTCTCGCGAAGGAGCTATCTGTGTGGGAAGAGGAGAGATCTGGCCACTGAGCACTGGGAACTGGGAGCAGCGACTGCCACGCCCCGTATCGAGTGCCCATGTGTACCTGCCCACTAAGTTGGCATTTTTATGGCATCCGCCGCGAACGATTTCACTTCCAGCGGAAAACGGAAGCGGCCAGTTGGGCTGCACTGGACGGATCGGGTTGGGGCCAATTCAAATCAACTCCCCAGCGGAGACAACTTCCTCAATGATGGATATAAGTTACTCATACCCTGGGAAGAGGGTATGTGGAGTTTGAGCGGAAGTTAGAGTTCATCAAAGGCGACTGTCgtgtttatataataaaatctttaactatCAACCTCctaatgaaatataaatataaaatgtatttacttaCAAATAGGCAAATGATAATCTCAGATAAAAACCGTCGACTAACCAAGATTTATTTCCTTGGAATggaatattatatatatctaatttaaaagaaatataaagtCTGTAAAATATTGTACAAGGGTACCTAAAAGTTCGTTTTGCCTAGATAGCCTTCCTTTCTGGTTTTTTGTAGGCGCTTTGCACTCTCGTTTGTGGTTTCGATTTAATAGATTAATTAGAGGCCACACCGGACCAGCGGCCGCCCAGTGATCAAGCAAAAGTAGTTGTCGCCGTCGGACTTCCGTCGAAGAAGGCAAGCAATTGTCACAGCAGCCAAAGTCAGTGCACCACGTTAAAGTTTGTAAAGCGCTGAAATCGCAGAGGTCTTCGCCTTCTGCGGTGGCtgtctaaattttttttgcgcCGACCTCAACTTTAACCCCATCCTCGGATGCAGAAGACCACAAGGCACTTGATGCCAAGCGATGGCGGCGCTGGTGGCGATGCCGCAGTTCACTTGGAGGAGGAAGAGCGACAGGAAAAGCGGGTGGGCAGGCCGGGAGGACAGCCGAGAGGAAAAGGGGGAGGACCCAACGAGGACAGAACGTGGTTAGCAAATTTATTATGTAAACGGAAATACGGCATATCCTTGCCCAGGCGCTGTCGGCGCCGCAACAATAGAAATAGTTTCCAGCCCGCTGCTAAAAAAGCAGGACAAAGGACTCCCGACTGGCAGTGATGCTAGGGATGCCCCaggaaaagaaatatatattttaaaatattatgaaattaaaatactcTCTAtaactacaaaaattataaatcaaCTGCCCCCAGTTATTAAGCTTTAAGAATAAGATAAGACTAAGATAATTGTTTTGTTAAGCGGTTTTAAATagttatagaaaatatataatttaaaaatatatttattatataatataacgTTACTggacaataaatattttttcaaatatctCATGTAAGATAGCAAAActcaatatttatatattctttcatattattttaaaggttTAAACAATGATACcaatttaaatgtatgtatataaataattatgcatttttttattcattcaatagatattaaaataaaatattaaatgtattatgAATAAGGCCGAAGGGGCATCACTGGATGCAAGCAGGCGAAGGAGCCGCTCGTAAATcgcataaattgtataattcTGGGCACTCCATtgctgttgttcttgttgcagGTTTGTTGCTTGTTTGGCTGTGCCTCCTGCTGCATTTGTTGCCAAATTGCGTTTGTAGGTGACTCCATGTCCTTTATCTGCGACCATCTCCTTCCGAGTTCAAATGAAACAATATGCTGCCAGGAAAGGGGGCGGCCGAGGGCACCCATCCGATGACAGGGGCGTGGCATTAGTGGGATTAGGGAATTAACGACAGATTGCGACACCTGCGCCAGGAGTCAGCAAGTTTGGAAAGTCTCTTCGCATTGAATCCCATTTGCCGGCTCAATTAACAGTAACTTAAGGGAATCGGGTTCATTTGAATTCATGAAGTTTCCTCGCCACGTGGTCAGGAGTTTCccgggaaaaaggaaaaaatgctAGAGGAAAACTCAGAAACGACAATGACAGTAGACAGGACGAACGAGCGTTGACCACAACAGCCGCAGGATAACGTACGAAAAAATAGTAAAGCGGGGaaggaaaaacaattttatgggGGAAAACACGAAAAAATAGTGAAATggcgaaacaaaaataaatgaaggCAGGAAGGAAGTAAGTGCAATTTGATTTGGTCTATGGATTTTGGAGCTAGTTTTGGGAAATGCTTCAGTCGGACAATGAGTGTTAAGAAGTATAGCCCCCACAAGAAATGTAAATTAAGCtcagattaaaaaaaataattttcaaccaGCACAATAAGACCAGTTAAAAGtactaataataaaataaatataatgcaTAGTCTAAGTAACATTTTtgataacaataaaaataaatattaaaatattccatTATTTGATAACCATACTTTTCCAAATACCCACTAGGCATACTTTCAAAAGTAAGTACCATTTTTATGCAACCATTTAAACaatgttattataaaaatgggAAAGGAATTCATTAAGGAACAATCTTCAacctttaattaaaatcatttcttATATTGAGATGGCTTGATCactaaatttataaacacCTTAACATAGCTAAGTTTATTGTGCTGCCTAAACACTGAAATTACTCTCCACTAAAATTTCCAGTACCAGCTCACCATTCCCCCGAAGTCCCGGGGGTCCATTACCATCTCCTCACGTCCACATTTGATTTCATTGCTCCTATCTGGTTGAGGTCACACGAACGCATCAAATAGGCAAAGTTTTTTAGCCAGAGCGACGCCTCTTGCCAAATTTATGACATTGAATCTATGTGCAGCAGGGCATGCCGCCTGTCCGTCGGAGAAGTGGGCGGGGCAGGAAGAGGAAGTCGGGCAGGAACGAGCGATCGATTTGGCAGAATTAACATCTAAACAAGTGTCGCCCAGTGCAGACGGAGAAGAAGCCCGGGATTGCCATGAAAAAGCGCGTTAAACTGCTTAACACTTCTGCATGGTCACccaaaagaaaatggaaatgaaaatggataCAGTGGCCATAACTCATGCGACAAGCGGCCGGGGAAAATTGTCTaagaaaagccaaaaaagGAAATGGCAAATGCATTAAGAAATAACCAATTTGCTTCGCCTGCAGCAGCAAAAAGAGCCAGGAGATCGGAGGAGGAAAATGAAAAGGAGCCAGTCGGGGGAGGAGTTTCCCCGAAAATGGTTAAGGCGAGCCAAGGACACCAAGGACTTCCCTGCCCCAAAGCCTCCATGCTAAGTAGTTGCATTAAAAGCTTACAGCAATACCTCCGACAGCAACAGACAACAGGACAAGAAACAAATTTTGGGTAGCTCCCTGCGCCTGTGCCTGGGTCATAAAGTCAGCCCCTTCGACCTGCCCCACAGTACTCCTCATACTTGCTCTCCTCGGAGTATCCTTACGGAATTTTCCTGGCAGCAACTCAAAAATTTGCGACTATTTGGGCGGCGTTGGGGCTTCGAGCTTGTAAATCATGCGGATTTGTATGCGGGTTTCAAATGCTTAAATAGAACTTAAGGTTATTTTGTTCTTGAAGATTTGGCTTATATTTCATACATTTCTCTTTAAAGCAAATTTTTGGTGAGAACATTGAGCCACTTTTAAGCTCATCACCTTACTATGAACATTCCCTGATATGGTAAATCAGCAGATTTGATTGtcttatcaatttttttttgcagatCACCTTAGACATAACAGTTTGGAGATATATAGCTCGAAAATTACACGTTTTCAAAAAAGGCATAGTTTGtgtaaaataatcaaaaactaataaatacACAATCAGAACAAATATTCCATAacaagataataaaataatatgtggtttttgaaagcaaaattttgtttttccttcaCTTTCTCTATATTTGTCTTtgagtaatgggtatctgaTAATTATTAAACCTTCACTCGTTTTACCCGCTTAAGAGGGTTTATAAGATCGACTGaatcgttattatttattaaacccTCGTTATAATACCTAATTTAACAtatattagttttaattatttattcattttaatttaatcagtttttaaagttttaaattattttaaattataaaatttttttgcacCCCAAGTGCCTGTAATACGAACTCCGTTTCTTGTGGAGAGTGTCTCCGCTAAGAATGTATCAGCTAAGGCTCCGTTTCCACTATGGACGTGTAGCGTTCGTATCCATTCACTGTTTAAAGAGGCTTTAATTCCTGGGTAAGCTATGTCCACTTGTGGGTCAAAGGTGGGCTAGTGTGGACCAACATAATTGATCTTTAAGATAATGGCAATACTTAATTGCTGGGTTAAGCGCCGTTGAGGGGCTTTTTCAAGCTCAGGAATGAATGCTAAGTACGACTGCCCTGCGTTTTGTAGTTTTCCAAATCTCAGAGTatatacggacagacggacatggcctGATCGACTAGGCGAGTAaccctgatcaagaatttatataccGCTTCCTTTCACCGGTTACATTCTTTCCGACAAATTTAGTATACCACtcctctacgagtaacgggtacaCAAATGTTcaaatacttttcttgtttacatCGTTGttaaagataaataatatttttttagcccCTGTAATTTGtcagcttttttttttaaataaattaaaactaaataggGCAAGCAATGATATATCAAAATATGATAATGTCTTGCAAGGGTGTCTCTGCTATGTCTGGAGGATGTATCGGCTTAGTCAGATGTTAAACCGTCTGAAGATGGGCTTAAGTCGATTTTAACACATCGATTCGAAAGTCGATACCGAGACAAGTCGATTTTGACGACACATCGAGAAATATCGCCAAAAACATCGGTGCTCGATGTTTCTTTACATCACTAGCTTATACTAATACTTagttaaacaaataatataaaatcgGTCAACCACCCACCCACCAAAAAGGCCGCGCGGCTTCGTTCGCGACGTAACGGTGAAAAGCACgcgttttccgcttttccagcAGCCGTGTGCCAATCAGCTTCGCCCATTGCAAGCAGAGCAGCCGGAAAACACGCGCATATTGTCGAGGCAATGGGAAGCAAAAACATGTGTGCATGTGTGTCGCTGGGATAACGGCGAAAAAAGGCGAAAGAGGAGCTGTGAAATAGCGAAAACTTGAGCTGAGATCTAAAAGCGGATCTCAAGTTTGAGGACAAATATAGAAAGAGAAAGAGACGAGGAAAAAGCTGCTCTCACACTACACACACGTTCAACGCGTCACACGCTCTCCCGTGTAAAACcaatacaacaacaacatgCAATATTTGCAAAGTAGTTAAATAATTCTGCCCTGTCTGCGCTTTATTTCCTTCTTCATTTCGGTTCttctcgtttttatttttcgtatAATTTCAACAAGTTTCTGTTTCTCGCTTTTCCCCACCCACACAATCACAAAGTTATTTTTTCGTTACTActtcaaaacaacaaaaacacacGGCACGGCACACGAACACCGAACACCAATACAAGCCAACGTCTCGTGTGACGTGCGAGCGCAGAAATTGTCGTCTTTAGATTTTGTTTTCGCCATTTCCCTTTGTGTTCCGTTGAGCGCGGAAGAGGAGGGGGCGGCAGGCGAAGAGTGGCCAAGAATCACCTGCGAAAAAGCGGCACGAGATCGCCAGAAAAGCAGAAAATCGCAAGAAGCAAAAGCGACCGGCTCCCCACGAACACACAGGCACACTTCAacagcccacacacacacgcaacaCTTGTTGCAGCGGAAGACGAGAAGGGGCAGAGAGCGATAAGAAGTGCGGACAAAGAGGAGAGCGAGGAGCAGGCGGAGAACAAGTGCCTAGGAAGACAACAACGCGCATCTGCTATCAGCGAATACCACTGCAAACGTAAGCTCGCGGATGAAAAACGGGGTGAAATAGACATAGATGATACCCTAAAACTAGCAACTAATGATAGACCTAGAGCAGGGGCTATTTATAGGGTACATAGATATATCTCCCCCACAGATTAAGAAGTAGGCAATAGGCCTAAATATATTCCTATTGGACACCTCTAAGATGTGAATGTGTCCCTCAAATTTCTTACCAAATTCCAACCGAATTGCGATTAAGGAGCAATGGCACAACTGTTTACACCCTATATAGCAGGCGAGTGGCAATAATTCTATACTTTAAACGACGCTTCAATCGGCATAACATAATGGTACAAGTTTCTAGGACTTAATATCTTTCtctacaaataaaaaatattaacgtTGATTCTAGAAAATGCttggtataaataaaaaagttaaattaatCATCAAACAgtttatattaaaagattgctaatttttagaaaatcaattatttaatcGAATTAATGAACTAGAAAAGTAGATTTATAGGGTATTGTCAAGGTCTGACTGAGCAAATATCATGTTATTGGATAAACATTTTGATCAATGATCTTTTGAAGATCCGCCTGCAAATAATCCTGTCCAGCTTATCCTCCTCTCAGCTGTAAAAATAATGCCATAAAATAGTCCACTTACCATTCATGACCGACACAATCGGCGAGCGAGTACGGCACGCTATCCGCCGGAGAAAGACCGGCTGATATGTGATAAgccggacggacaggcggTGCAATTTACCGATGGTCCTACAATCGCACATCTGATAAGGCTGGAATCACGATTTTCATGTGCCGCACATTCAAATTAAAGGCGTCAAGCTATAAAATGATATATGAAGAGCTTTAGCATTTATCAGCGATTGTTATTTTTGAACGTGTACATAAGGGGGTAGAGTAATGGAAGTTATCAGGCAGGTTTAACTAAGTGCTAGTGCGACTATTCTTACTTTGTTACTCTGTTTCCCAGATGGTCAAGGAGAAGCCCAACTCTACTCGTATCTACGACAAGGATGGATTCAGGCGACGGGCTGCCTGTATTTGCGTGAAATCCGAAAATGAGGCGGAGGTAAGTGGACTTCTTTAGCACTCTTATGTTACGATGGAACTTCTATGGGCATGACAGTAAATTGATGCTAAGCAGCTGCCGATTTAATGATTATGACTATATAAGAGACCGTTATTAATCTCGCACTTTTACGAAATCGAATTatatactaaaatatatacatataacatCATTGTTAACATGGTCACTTGTATCCAGGTACTCTTGGTAACCTCCTCTCGTCGTCCGGAGCTGTGGATCGTTCCAGGAGGTGGTGTAGAACCCGAGGAGGAGCCGTCGGTGACCGCTGTCCGCGAAGTGCTCGAGGAAGCCGGCGTCGTTGGTGACTTGGGTCGCTGTCTGGGTGTTTTCGAGGTTGGTAAAGGAGAAATCGTAATTGATTTACCTTTTTCCTTTCACCCTTTAAATGTAATAAGCTTCTTTCCGGCCAAAGTAATTAAACTATTGTCCTTTCTTCCAGAACAACGACCACATGCATCGCACCGAGGTGTTCGTCATGAACGTGACCCAGGAACTGGATGAGTGGGAGGATTCGCGGAGCATCGGCCGCAAGCGCCAGTGGTTTACCATTGACGATGCACTTTCGCAGCTAGCGCTGCACAAGCCGACGCAGCAGCACTATCTGATGCAGCTGCAGCACTCGAAGACGCTGGACAACACGAACCGGGTGGTGAACGCCACGCATCCGCCCAAGTTGACCAATGCCGCCACCCCAGCCGCATCACCCACCACGGCATAAAGACAGCAGAAAGCAGAAAACTGGATCCACACATGCACACCACACCTTACCCCGAGACTAATTCAACACTAACTCTAACCCCATACCGAGAACCATACACATTTTGACATTTTGGAAATTTACAAATAGACAGGCAGTCTTCTAGATTATGTTTATTAAGCGATACCTATGTTACCCGCATCCCCCACAAAGCCCCATTTGCGTTTAAGTTTAAGTCACTGCGTTCATTTATGTGTTTAGTAATTGTATCAGAACTAAATTTATGTGTTTACTCCAGAGCGAGTGAAGAGGAGgtgaagaaaacaaaaacgctACTCGATCAATGCTAAGCTATAACTTAAATTATTCGAGAACTATAATACGACACAAAAAACGGAACAACATGTAATAATTTTTGAGCGAATAGCACTTTTTGCAAACACTAAAAAGAAACTTAAACTAAAACTTAACAAGAAAATCC
This window of the Drosophila biarmipes strain raj3 chromosome 3L, RU_DBia_V1.1, whole genome shotgun sequence genome carries:
- the LOC108028609 gene encoding diphosphoinositol polyphosphate phosphohydrolase 1, with product MVKEKPNSTRIYDKDGFRRRAACICVKSENEAEVLLVTSSRRPELWIVPGGGVEPEEEPSVTAVREVLEEAGVVGDLGRCLGVFENNDHMHRTEVFVMNVTQELDEWEDSRSIGRKRQWFTIDDALSQLALHKPTQQHYLMQLQHSKTLDNTNRVVNATHPPKLTNAATPAASPTTA